A DNA window from Acetobacter aceti NBRC 14818 contains the following coding sequences:
- a CDS encoding LexA family transcriptional regulator codes for MDEQIRLMRERGERLREAAQSIGITHAAKAAGVPYTTLRDYMNGGEMKFSAIASLARVCGVSLDWLAFGSGTGPGTDSPDGTATATRQIVIPWHDNHEDGLRIGRDWLQSAIPRDLSALCLMTSEGDAMEPTLASGDLVIVDRSVTTVTASALYALESSGTLMIRRLDPRLGGGVRVIADNHRYPPQDVEENQLGCFRLLGEVVWTGGVPRP; via the coding sequence ATGGATGAACAGATCCGCCTGATGCGCGAGCGTGGCGAGCGTCTCCGTGAAGCCGCCCAGAGCATCGGCATCACCCACGCCGCAAAAGCGGCCGGCGTCCCCTACACGACCCTGCGGGATTATATGAACGGTGGCGAGATGAAATTCTCCGCCATCGCTTCACTAGCCCGCGTCTGTGGAGTCTCCCTGGACTGGCTGGCCTTTGGCAGCGGCACAGGCCCCGGAACCGACAGTCCGGACGGAACAGCCACCGCCACCCGGCAGATTGTCATTCCCTGGCACGACAATCACGAGGACGGCCTGCGGATCGGACGCGACTGGCTGCAGAGCGCCATCCCCCGGGATCTCTCTGCCCTCTGCCTGATGACCAGCGAGGGCGATGCGATGGAGCCCACGCTGGCCTCAGGCGACCTGGTGATCGTCGACCGTAGCGTGACGACTGTCACGGCCAGCGCCCTCTATGCGCTGGAAAGCAGCGGTACGCTGATGATCCGCCGCCTCGATCCTCGTCTGGGCGGCGGCGTGCGGGTCATAGCCGACAACCACCGCTACCCGCCGCAGGATGTCGAAGAAAACCAGCTGGGCTGCTTCCGGCTGCTGGGTGAAGTTGTGTGGACCGGCGGCGTGCCCCGGCCGTAA
- a CDS encoding LysR family transcriptional regulator yields MGVLERSHLTIIREVAREGSLTAAGMRLNLTQPALSHAIRKIEQQLGVKIWRREGRSLVLNQAGEWLLALANRLLPQFELAESRLEQFANGGRGTLRIGMECHPCYQWLLKVVSPYLERWPKVDVDVRQKFQFGGIGALFSNEIDIVVTPDPLYKPGLKFTPVFDYELVLAVGPEHPLRNEKFVLPEQLAGETLITYPVPSERLDIYTQFLQPAGIGPRQQKQIETTDIMLVMVAHGRGVAALPRWLVEEYAPRFDLYPVKLGKKGIAKQIFLGCRETDEEVRYLQDFIEFAALPSLVT; encoded by the coding sequence ATGGGCGTTCTGGAGCGCAGTCATCTGACAATTATTCGGGAAGTCGCGCGAGAAGGCTCTTTGACGGCTGCAGGGATGCGTCTGAACCTAACCCAGCCGGCGCTCAGTCACGCCATCCGCAAGATTGAACAGCAGCTTGGAGTAAAGATATGGCGGCGGGAGGGACGCTCCCTTGTGCTCAATCAGGCAGGCGAATGGCTGCTTGCTTTGGCGAACCGCCTGCTTCCTCAATTTGAGCTGGCGGAAAGCCGCCTTGAACAGTTCGCAAATGGCGGGCGTGGTACACTCCGCATCGGCATGGAGTGTCATCCCTGCTATCAGTGGCTTCTGAAAGTCGTCTCCCCGTATCTGGAGCGATGGCCCAAAGTTGACGTGGATGTACGGCAGAAGTTCCAGTTTGGCGGTATTGGCGCGTTGTTCAGCAATGAGATTGACATCGTGGTCACCCCTGATCCGCTTTACAAACCCGGCCTGAAATTCACACCGGTCTTCGATTATGAACTCGTTCTGGCCGTTGGCCCTGAACATCCTCTTCGGAATGAGAAGTTCGTCTTGCCGGAACAGCTTGCTGGCGAAACATTGATCACCTACCCTGTTCCGTCCGAGCGGCTGGATATCTATACGCAGTTTCTACAGCCTGCTGGTATTGGCCCACGACAGCAGAAACAGATTGAAACCACGGATATCATGCTGGTGATGGTGGCGCATGGAAGGGGCGTTGCAGCACTTCCACGCTGGCTTGTGGAAGAGTATGCCCCACGCTTCGACCTTTACCCGGTGAAGCTTGGTAAAAAGGGCATTGCAAAGCAGATATTTCTTGGTTGCCGCGAAACCGATGAAGAGGTCCGATATCTGCAGGACTTTATCGAATTCGCTGCTTTACCTTCTTTGGTAACTTAA
- a CDS encoding methionine synthase, protein MKTLLPTSTAGSLPKPSWLAKPKTLWSPWKLQGEEFVEGIQDALRLTLDDQDRAGIDIVSDGEQTRQHFVTTFIEHLSGVDFENRQTVKIRNRYDASVPSVVGAVAREKPVFVEDAKFLRTLTKKPIKWALPGPMTMIDTLYDGHYKSREKLAWEFAKILNQEARELEAAGVDIIQFDEPAFNVFFDEVNDWGIATLERAIEGLKCETAVHICYGYGIKANIDWKNALGEEWRQYEEIFPKLQKSNIDLISLECQNSRVPMDLIELIRGKKVMVGAIDVATITIETPEKVADILRKALQFVDADKLYPCTNCGMAPLPRDVARGKLNALGAGAEIVRRELSA, encoded by the coding sequence ATGAAAACACTGCTCCCCACCTCAACGGCTGGTAGCCTGCCCAAGCCGTCCTGGCTCGCCAAACCTAAGACCCTCTGGTCGCCCTGGAAATTGCAGGGTGAGGAATTTGTCGAAGGTATACAGGATGCGCTGCGCCTGACCCTGGACGATCAGGACCGGGCCGGCATTGACATAGTCAGCGATGGCGAACAGACGCGCCAGCATTTCGTCACGACGTTTATCGAGCATCTCAGCGGCGTCGACTTTGAGAACCGTCAGACGGTTAAAATTCGCAACCGTTACGATGCCAGTGTCCCATCAGTTGTCGGTGCTGTGGCACGTGAGAAACCTGTCTTTGTCGAGGATGCGAAGTTTTTGCGCACGCTGACAAAGAAGCCCATCAAATGGGCGCTTCCTGGTCCCATGACCATGATCGACACGCTTTATGACGGCCATTACAAAAGCCGCGAAAAACTGGCGTGGGAATTTGCCAAAATCCTCAATCAGGAAGCGAGGGAACTGGAAGCCGCTGGCGTCGATATCATCCAGTTCGATGAACCTGCCTTCAATGTTTTCTTTGATGAGGTGAATGACTGGGGCATCGCCACTTTGGAGCGGGCTATTGAAGGGCTGAAATGCGAAACCGCCGTCCATATCTGCTATGGTTATGGTATCAAAGCCAATATCGACTGGAAAAATGCTCTTGGAGAAGAGTGGCGGCAGTATGAAGAGATTTTCCCCAAGCTCCAGAAATCCAATATCGATCTGATCTCGCTGGAATGTCAGAATTCCCGTGTTCCGATGGATCTGATCGAACTCATTCGTGGGAAAAAGGTGATGGTGGGCGCCATTGATGTGGCCACCATCACCATTGAGACGCCCGAAAAAGTCGCTGATATCCTGCGAAAAGCGCTTCAGTTTGTCGATGCCGACAAGCTTTATCCCTGCACCAACTGCGGGATGGCTCCTTTGCCACGCGACGTGGCGCGGGGCAAGCTCAATGCCCTGGGCGCGGGTGCGGAAATCGTTCGCAGAGAACTTTCGGCCTGA
- a CDS encoding DUF1852 domain-containing protein, translating into MIRETAFEIKRIRFDENYHPSGRTRLTTNFANLARGESRQENLRNVLRMIDNRFNGLAHWDNPMGDRYSVELEIVSIEMDLAFAGKNESFPLIEVLYTTIVDKKANRRIEGLAGNSFSSYVRDYDFSVLLPDYNKNKAEFTVPQNYGDLHGNLFKSVVNSTAYRKNFRKLPLICLSVSTNRTYYRTENQHPVLGVEYQQREFSLTDQYFNKMGMQVRYFMPRNSAAPLAFYFFGDLLSDYSTLELISTISVMESFQKVYRPEIYNANAAAGDCYKPSLQHQDYSNTRIVYDREERSQLATAQGKYTEENFIEPYHDVLEQWSASYAA; encoded by the coding sequence ATGATCAGGGAAACCGCATTTGAAATAAAGCGCATTCGCTTCGATGAGAATTATCATCCATCCGGCAGAACGCGTCTCACGACCAATTTCGCCAATCTGGCAAGAGGAGAAAGCCGTCAGGAAAACCTGCGCAACGTGCTCAGGATGATTGACAATCGTTTCAATGGCCTGGCGCATTGGGACAACCCCATGGGGGATCGCTACTCCGTCGAGCTTGAAATCGTTTCCATTGAGATGGACCTTGCCTTTGCCGGCAAGAACGAAAGCTTTCCGCTGATCGAAGTTCTGTACACAACGATTGTCGATAAAAAGGCCAACAGGCGCATAGAAGGTCTCGCAGGAAACAGTTTTTCCTCATATGTGCGGGATTATGATTTCAGTGTGCTGCTGCCCGACTACAATAAAAACAAGGCAGAGTTCACCGTTCCTCAAAATTACGGAGACCTGCACGGAAATCTTTTTAAGAGCGTTGTGAATTCCACCGCTTACAGAAAGAATTTCAGGAAGCTTCCCCTTATATGCCTCAGTGTTTCAACCAACCGAACCTATTATCGGACTGAAAATCAGCATCCTGTTCTGGGGGTTGAATACCAGCAGCGTGAATTTTCTCTGACAGATCAGTATTTTAATAAAATGGGAATGCAGGTCCGCTATTTCATGCCCCGCAATAGCGCAGCGCCATTGGCGTTCTATTTTTTTGGTGACCTGCTCTCTGATTATTCGACTCTTGAGCTTATCAGCACCATCAGTGTGATGGAGTCTTTTCAGAAGGTCTACCGCCCTGAAATCTACAACGCCAATGCTGCGGCAGGCGACTGTTACAAGCCAAGTCTGCAGCATCAGGATTATTCCAACACCCGCATTGTTTACGACCGCGAAGAGCGGAGTCAGTTAGCAACCGCACAAGGTAAGTATACGGAAGAGAATTTCATCGAACCGTATCACGATGTTCTTGAGCAGTGGTCTGCCAGCTACGCCGCCTGA
- a CDS encoding IS5 family transposase, with translation MKQSGFFDVEERLARLSGLGDQLEAFSRTVDFEAFRPDLDKALAYSDGSKGGRPPFDPVLMFKILVIQTLNNLSDERTEYLINDRLSFMRFLGLGLSDRVPDAKTVWLFRERLTQAGAIDGLFNRFDATLRNAGYLPMSGQILDATLVAAPKQRNTNAEKADLRAGRIPEDWQDKPAKLSHKDRHARWTLKFTKAKRQDDGTMPSSDLAIPFFGYKSHVSIDRKYRFIRKWKTTHAAASDGARLREGLLDKTNTASSVWADTAYRSKANEDFMEKQGFVSKVHRKKPHLKPMPRHIQKSNAGKSVIRSRVEHVFADQKSQTGLFVRTVGISRATMRIGLANIVYNMRRLLFLERLNARVIPPFLVGH, from the coding sequence ATGAAGCAGTCTGGTTTCTTTGATGTTGAAGAGCGTCTTGCCCGGCTGAGTGGGCTTGGCGATCAGCTCGAAGCGTTTTCCCGGACTGTGGATTTTGAAGCGTTCCGTCCTGATCTGGACAAGGCCCTGGCGTATTCCGATGGAAGCAAGGGCGGACGACCGCCATTTGATCCTGTGCTGATGTTCAAGATCCTGGTGATCCAGACGCTCAACAATTTGTCTGATGAGCGGACGGAATATCTGATCAACGATCGCCTCTCCTTTATGCGTTTCCTTGGGCTGGGACTTTCAGATCGGGTGCCGGATGCCAAAACGGTCTGGCTGTTTCGCGAGCGTCTGACCCAGGCGGGTGCGATCGATGGGCTGTTCAACCGCTTTGATGCGACCCTGCGTAACGCCGGGTATTTGCCGATGTCAGGCCAGATCCTGGATGCCACGCTGGTAGCGGCTCCGAAGCAGCGGAACACCAATGCAGAGAAAGCGGATCTGCGAGCAGGCCGTATTCCTGAAGACTGGCAGGACAAACCCGCAAAGCTGTCGCACAAGGATCGTCATGCGCGCTGGACACTGAAGTTCACGAAGGCGAAGCGGCAGGATGATGGAACCATGCCATCCAGCGATCTCGCCATCCCGTTCTTTGGCTATAAATCGCATGTTTCCATCGATCGGAAATACCGGTTCATCCGCAAATGGAAAACAACGCATGCCGCTGCCAGTGATGGCGCGCGATTGAGAGAGGGGCTTCTGGATAAAACCAATACGGCCTCAAGTGTCTGGGCCGACACGGCCTATCGCTCAAAAGCCAACGAAGACTTCATGGAAAAGCAGGGCTTTGTCTCCAAGGTTCATCGCAAAAAGCCGCATCTCAAGCCTATGCCCCGGCATATCCAGAAATCAAATGCTGGAAAGTCGGTCATCCGCTCGCGTGTCGAGCATGTCTTTGCCGATCAGAAGTCACAGACGGGGCTGTTTGTCCGGACTGTCGGTATCAGTCGAGCCACCATGAGGATCGGGCTCGCCAATATCGTCTACAATATGCGCCGCCTCCTCTTCCTCGAAAGATTGAACGCGAGGGTAATCCCCCCATTTTTAGTGGGGCATTGA
- a CDS encoding IS3 family transposase (programmed frameshift) has protein sequence MKSDRFTDAQIMGVIRQAEGGVPVPDLCREHGISNATFYRWRAKYGGMDASMISQMKALEEENRRLKRMYADLSMQTDILKEALGKKLKRPAQRRELAAQAVAHHGVSIALACRIFGISETCFRYRPRLAAENDRIAALLVGLTQAHRRWGFGLCFLYLRNVQGQLWNHKRVYRIYRELELNLRIKPRRRLVREKPEKLSVPALPNRVWSMDFMADRLMDGRAFRLLNILDDFNREGLAIEVDFSLPACRVVRCLEQVMEWRGRPEAIRMDNGPEYVSHTLVSWAEKQGITLIYTQPGNPQQNAYIERYNRTVRQEWLEQYLFESIQDVQEVATQWLWTYNHDRPNMGNSGLTPAQKLKTAA, from the exons ATGAAGAGTGATCGCTTTACTGACGCCCAGATCATGGGTGTGATCCGCCAGGCTGAGGGCGGTGTCCCGGTTCCTGACCTGTGCCGGGAGCATGGGATCAGCAACGCCACGTTTTACCGGTGGCGCGCGAAATATGGCGGCATGGATGCTTCGATGATCAGTCAGATGAAGGCTTTGGAAGAGGAGAACCGTCGGCTGAAGCGCATGTATGCGGATCTGAGCATGCAGACGGATATCCTGAAGGAAGCCCTTGGCAAAAAAT TGAAGCGGCCAGCCCAGCGCCGGGAACTGGCGGCACAGGCTGTGGCGCATCATGGGGTCAGCATTGCGCTGGCCTGTCGGATTTTTGGGATATCCGAGACCTGCTTTCGCTATCGTCCGCGACTGGCAGCGGAGAACGACAGGATTGCCGCTCTTCTGGTGGGACTGACCCAGGCTCACAGGAGATGGGGATTTGGTCTGTGTTTCCTGTATCTGCGCAATGTGCAGGGACAGCTCTGGAATCATAAGCGGGTTTATCGGATCTATCGGGAACTGGAACTCAACCTGCGGATTAAACCCCGCAGGCGTCTGGTTCGCGAAAAGCCTGAAAAGCTGTCGGTTCCGGCCCTTCCCAACAGGGTCTGGTCCATGGATTTTATGGCGGACAGGCTGATGGATGGACGTGCTTTTCGGCTCCTGAACATTCTGGATGACTTCAATCGTGAAGGACTGGCGATCGAGGTTGATTTTTCCCTGCCAGCCTGTCGGGTTGTCCGCTGTCTGGAACAGGTTATGGAGTGGCGTGGCAGGCCAGAAGCCATCCGAATGGATAATGGCCCTGAATATGTCAGTCATACGTTGGTTTCATGGGCCGAAAAACAGGGGATTACCCTGATCTATACGCAACCGGGTAATCCGCAGCAGAACGCCTATATTGAACGCTACAACAGAACTGTCCGGCAGGAATGGCTGGAGCAGTATTTGTTTGAAAGCATTCAGGACGTGCAGGAGGTCGCAACACAATGGCTCTGGACATATAACCATGACAGACCCAACATGGGGAACAGCGGGCTAACCCCCGCCCAGAAACTAAAAACAGCTGCCTGA
- a CDS encoding hypervirulence associated TUDOR domain-containing protein, which translates to MPSQTFQIGDIVSWNSEAGYVSGRIKAIHTAPFLVNGYQHHATAEHPQYEIESLKTSHIAFHKGTALTLAE; encoded by the coding sequence ATGCCGTCACAAACTTTCCAGATCGGAGACATCGTATCTTGGAACTCGGAAGCGGGATACGTCAGTGGACGGATCAAAGCCATTCATACGGCGCCCTTTCTGGTCAACGGCTATCAGCATCACGCGACGGCAGAACACCCTCAATATGAAATAGAAAGCCTTAAAACCAGTCATATCGCCTTTCACAAAGGCACGGCCCTTACACTTGCTGAGTGA
- a CDS encoding DUF488 domain-containing protein, with the protein MENSVSNVNLAGEARSSSCHPFYTIGHSTLALSDFIALLRHYGVTLIADVRAFPYSRRNRDYDGTSLQPELAAQEIGYSHFPELGGRRPRSKTMPAETNAFWRVQSFHNYADYALGEDFHRGLARLIEAGQQATVAIMCAEVLWWRCHRRIVTDYLLAHGVTVFHILSMTDAVPAHLTESAIIDSSRHITYPQINTSRG; encoded by the coding sequence ATGGAAAACTCCGTATCCAATGTGAACCTCGCAGGGGAGGCAAGATCATCTTCTTGTCATCCATTCTACACCATTGGGCATTCCACGCTTGCGCTATCTGATTTTATCGCGCTTTTGCGTCATTATGGCGTGACACTGATCGCGGATGTGAGGGCTTTTCCGTATTCCCGGCGTAATCGAGACTATGATGGCACCAGTCTCCAGCCGGAACTGGCGGCACAGGAGATCGGATATAGTCATTTTCCAGAGCTTGGTGGACGACGGCCACGGTCGAAGACGATGCCTGCGGAGACCAACGCATTCTGGCGTGTCCAGAGTTTTCATAATTATGCGGATTATGCGCTTGGAGAAGATTTTCACCGAGGTCTTGCCCGGCTTATCGAGGCGGGACAGCAGGCAACTGTTGCGATCATGTGCGCGGAGGTGCTCTGGTGGCGCTGTCACAGGCGCATCGTTACTGACTATCTTCTGGCCCACGGGGTGACAGTCTTTCATATTCTGTCCATGACGGATGCCGTTCCCGCGCACCTTACTGAATCTGCGATTATTGATAGTAGCCGTCATATTACTTACCCACAAATAAACACTTCCAGAGGCTGA